A section of the Pimelobacter simplex genome encodes:
- a CDS encoding helix-turn-helix domain-containing protein, translating to MAKRRITFEQYARELGVNLQRARAARGLSQERVAHLAGIAGYTYQKFEKGESRPGRPMNPQLSTLLALSEVLEVPVVDLLPERTPDLGL from the coding sequence GTGGCGAAACGGCGGATCACCTTCGAGCAGTACGCGCGCGAGCTCGGCGTCAACCTCCAGCGAGCGCGGGCCGCGCGAGGACTGAGCCAGGAGCGGGTGGCGCACCTGGCCGGGATCGCGGGCTACACGTACCAGAAGTTCGAGAAGGGAGAGTCCCGCCCGGGGCGGCCGATGAACCCGCAGCTCAGCACGCTGCTCGCGCTCAGCGAGGTGCTGGAGGTGCCGGTGGTCGACCTGCTCCCCGAGCGGACGCCCGACCTCGGTCTGTGA